One part of the Sorangiineae bacterium MSr11954 genome encodes these proteins:
- a CDS encoding TonB-dependent receptor, which produces MAIDRRSALAGIGVAASMAWSSSVGAQAADPAAQTAASAQTAQPAQTASSAQTAQVAPAAHAVDEVRVHGNAADNLERASGSGSRVSETELRRAQPQSAGEMLRRVPGLVVRQEDPMGLRLNLGVRGLSPTRGRLVLVEEDGVPVVVSPYGEPELYYSTPVERIQNIDVIKGHEVLLYGPQTVGGVVQFHTWTPPTREEWNVEGTWGERGFAKALARYGNTAAGGDVRYVVQAFRKQGDGFRNMPFEVTDVMGKVVFATGPNGEATLKLVAYDELSHTTYVGLTEPMYQNDPRQDTVAPHDRFGIRRYEASLRHEQRFGDRTKLDTHVFAYTMNMGLRQQDFDRGNVSGTTYERILGPQGIPGAGLYFRTTSQIRDRNYNVVGVEPKLEHRLFTGPIAHKFIVGGRAMFDSARRRGFAASSPNADTGDLLTDDTTNILGFSAYAEDRIAFRDDVLVTPGFRVEHAISRRYSKRTYEEGAVRDVSLEGSSTATGLMPGIGMIVGKPHFNVFGGLHSGYSPPRISQSITPTGQDVGLSAERSTNWELGARVRPHPWARLEVSGFLTSFDNQLISNNTLSGSAAEFKNGGRTRHLGAELTALMQLGRGLRLPVDVDLAAQYTLSRSTFVGGRYDGNFVPYAPRHLVTATLDVDHARSGLGAQATFTHVGSQFADETNTVEADISGRAGEIPSYNVVDLGARYRHAKTGLSAILTVKNAFDDVYLSGRLPNGIFTSGFRQVFVTLKWSGP; this is translated from the coding sequence ATGGCGATTGACAGACGCAGCGCCCTCGCCGGAATCGGCGTGGCGGCGAGCATGGCTTGGTCGAGCTCCGTAGGCGCGCAAGCCGCGGATCCGGCTGCGCAAACGGCGGCGAGCGCGCAAACGGCGCAGCCTGCGCAAACGGCGTCGAGCGCGCAGACGGCGCAAGTCGCACCGGCGGCGCACGCCGTGGACGAGGTGCGGGTGCACGGCAACGCGGCGGACAACTTGGAGCGCGCGTCGGGATCCGGATCGCGCGTCTCGGAGACCGAGCTGCGGCGCGCGCAGCCCCAGAGCGCCGGTGAGATGTTGCGGCGGGTGCCGGGGCTGGTGGTCCGGCAGGAAGATCCGATGGGCCTGCGCCTCAACTTGGGGGTGCGCGGATTGAGCCCCACCCGCGGGCGGCTGGTGCTCGTCGAGGAAGACGGCGTGCCGGTGGTGGTGAGCCCGTACGGCGAGCCGGAACTCTATTACTCTACGCCCGTCGAGCGCATTCAGAACATCGACGTCATCAAAGGGCACGAGGTGCTGCTCTACGGCCCGCAAACGGTGGGCGGCGTGGTGCAGTTCCACACCTGGACGCCCCCCACCCGCGAAGAGTGGAATGTCGAAGGGACGTGGGGCGAGCGAGGCTTCGCCAAGGCGCTCGCCCGCTACGGCAACACCGCGGCCGGCGGCGACGTGCGCTATGTGGTGCAAGCCTTTCGCAAGCAGGGCGACGGCTTTCGCAACATGCCGTTCGAGGTGACCGACGTCATGGGAAAGGTCGTCTTCGCCACCGGCCCGAACGGCGAAGCGACCCTCAAGCTCGTGGCCTACGACGAGCTCTCGCACACCACCTATGTCGGCCTCACCGAGCCGATGTACCAAAACGATCCGCGCCAAGACACGGTGGCGCCCCACGATCGATTCGGCATCCGCCGCTACGAAGCGTCGCTCCGCCACGAGCAGCGCTTCGGCGATCGCACCAAGCTCGACACCCACGTGTTCGCGTACACCATGAACATGGGCCTGCGGCAGCAGGACTTCGACCGCGGCAATGTCTCCGGCACCACCTACGAGCGGATCCTGGGGCCGCAAGGGATCCCCGGCGCGGGGCTGTATTTTCGTACGACGTCGCAGATCCGCGATCGCAATTACAATGTCGTGGGGGTCGAGCCAAAGCTGGAACACCGCCTCTTCACCGGCCCCATCGCGCACAAATTCATCGTCGGCGGGCGCGCGATGTTCGACTCCGCGCGGCGGCGCGGCTTCGCGGCCTCGTCCCCCAACGCGGACACCGGCGATTTGCTCACCGACGACACCACGAACATCCTGGGCTTCTCGGCGTACGCCGAGGACCGCATCGCCTTTCGCGACGACGTGCTGGTCACCCCCGGGTTTCGGGTGGAACACGCGATCAGCCGGCGCTACTCCAAACGGACGTACGAAGAGGGCGCCGTCCGCGACGTGTCGCTCGAGGGGAGCTCCACGGCCACCGGGCTGATGCCCGGCATCGGCATGATCGTCGGCAAACCGCACTTCAACGTCTTCGGCGGGCTCCATAGTGGGTATTCGCCGCCGCGCATCAGCCAATCGATCACCCCCACGGGGCAGGACGTGGGGCTGTCGGCCGAGCGGAGCACCAATTGGGAGCTCGGCGCGCGCGTCCGCCCGCACCCGTGGGCGAGGCTCGAGGTCTCGGGGTTCCTCACCAGCTTCGACAATCAGCTCATTTCGAACAACACCTTGAGCGGGAGCGCCGCCGAGTTCAAAAACGGCGGACGCACGCGCCACCTCGGCGCGGAGCTCACGGCCCTCATGCAGCTCGGGCGCGGGCTGCGGCTGCCGGTGGACGTCGATTTGGCTGCACAATACACGTTATCGCGCTCGACCTTCGTCGGCGGTCGCTACGATGGCAACTTCGTCCCCTACGCGCCGAGGCACCTGGTGACCGCCACCTTGGACGTGGACCATGCGCGAAGCGGCTTGGGCGCGCAGGCGACCTTCACGCACGTGGGCTCCCAGTTCGCCGACGAGACGAACACCGTGGAGGCCGACATCTCGGGCCGCGCCGGCGAAATCCCCTCGTACAACGTGGTCGATCTGGGCGCGCGCTACCGGCACGCCAAGACGGGCCTCTCGGCCATTCTGACGGTCA
- a CDS encoding imelysin family protein, which produces MKRRFSPTLALILGLSLAGAFGTTSWIAGCSSSSSGASSVDAKPVLQALTNDVILPTYRTLDTEAGTLRDAAEALRSAPSADSLARAQAAWRAARKTWRKADAFRFGPVDSKGIADVIDAWPANGEKLDQLLAGSEPITADSFEKLGANLKGFMALEHLLFDNPGGGDAAVLAKLTGTGAAERRRLYVAIAAANLKAKTAELLRSWDPAGENFAAQLTNAGSGSQTFPSGKSAVDQLVNSATYAGDVVAGNKIARPFGKRNGGVVQPGQEEAPRSDNSLADMLATLEGVQAVYDGAPGGAEPKGIGDLVRGKNASLDDRVLAALSDARAKVAAIPPPFRTALSEKPAPVDAAYESVRAMKNTFATEVASVLGTTLKFNDNDGD; this is translated from the coding sequence ATGAAAAGACGGTTTTCTCCGACCCTCGCCTTGATCCTCGGCTTGTCGCTCGCCGGCGCCTTCGGCACCACCTCCTGGATTGCCGGATGCAGCAGCTCGAGCTCGGGTGCATCGTCGGTGGACGCCAAGCCGGTGCTCCAGGCCCTGACGAACGACGTGATCCTGCCCACGTACCGTACGCTCGACACCGAGGCCGGCACCTTGCGCGATGCGGCCGAGGCGCTGCGGAGCGCTCCAAGCGCCGATTCGCTGGCGCGCGCGCAGGCGGCGTGGCGGGCGGCGCGAAAGACCTGGCGAAAGGCGGACGCGTTCCGCTTTGGCCCCGTGGACAGCAAGGGCATCGCCGACGTCATCGATGCATGGCCGGCCAACGGGGAGAAGCTGGACCAGTTGCTCGCGGGATCCGAGCCCATCACGGCCGACTCGTTCGAGAAGCTGGGGGCGAACCTCAAAGGGTTCATGGCGCTCGAGCACCTGCTCTTCGACAACCCGGGCGGCGGCGATGCGGCCGTCCTCGCGAAGCTCACGGGCACCGGTGCAGCCGAGAGGCGCCGCCTTTACGTGGCCATCGCGGCCGCGAACCTGAAGGCGAAGACGGCGGAGCTCCTTCGGTCGTGGGATCCGGCGGGTGAGAACTTCGCCGCGCAGCTCACGAACGCGGGGAGCGGGAGCCAGACCTTCCCCTCCGGAAAATCGGCGGTCGACCAGCTGGTGAACTCGGCGACGTACGCGGGCGACGTGGTGGCCGGCAACAAGATCGCGCGGCCCTTCGGGAAGCGAAACGGCGGCGTGGTGCAGCCGGGCCAAGAAGAGGCCCCGCGCAGCGACAACTCGCTGGCCGATATGCTGGCGACCCTCGAGGGCGTGCAAGCCGTTTACGATGGGGCGCCCGGCGGCGCCGAGCCAAAGGGCATCGGCGATCTGGTGCGGGGCAAGAACGCGAGCCTCGACGACCGCGTGCTCGCCGCCTTGAGCGATGCGCGCGCCAAGGTCGCGGCCATCCCTCCCCCGTTCCGCACCGCCTTGAGCGAAAAGCCGGCCCCCGTCGACGCGGCATATGAATCGGTGCGCGCGATGAAGAACACCTTCGCCACCGAGGTGGCGAGCGTGCTCGGGACCACGTTGAAGTTCAACGACAACGATGGCGATTGA
- a CDS encoding c-type cytochrome, which produces MAELVRAFVGLGVLSAVAAGWACGSSDSSGPQPPGVEAGVELLGGGTTIFDDTPNAYTFAARNLDSEGREVFAEGDHFFGRNWVTAPASTSGNDGLGPTFNAISCSSCHFKDGRGKPPAGKEEFVGLLIRLSVPGKDAQGAPLEEPNYGGQFNHRGILGVPGEGTSRVRYDEAPGTYVDGEAYSLRRPTYELTDLAFGPLAPGTMMSPRVAPPMIGLGLLEAISEETLLGLADEQDRDGDGISGRPNRVWNLRAGKATLGRFGWKANQPTVEQQSAGAFQGDIGITTSLFRTENCPPSQTACRAAPSGGTPNQPELTDAKLTAVTRYGMTVAVPARRSWTDPAVLRGEEAFAAAKCTSCHVPKLQTGNLEGYPALSHQTIRPFTDLLLHDMGPDLADGRPDFEATGTEWRTPPLWGVGLMKTVSKHQFLLHDGRARGFAEAILWHGGEASASREAFRAMSKDEREALIKFLESL; this is translated from the coding sequence ATGGCCGAGTTGGTGCGCGCATTCGTAGGTCTTGGCGTCCTCTCGGCCGTGGCGGCGGGGTGGGCGTGTGGTTCGTCCGACTCGTCCGGTCCGCAGCCGCCGGGGGTGGAGGCCGGGGTCGAGCTCCTCGGCGGCGGGACGACCATCTTCGACGATACGCCCAATGCGTACACGTTCGCGGCGCGCAATTTGGATAGCGAGGGGCGCGAGGTGTTCGCGGAAGGCGACCACTTTTTCGGACGCAATTGGGTGACCGCCCCCGCCTCCACCTCGGGCAACGACGGGCTGGGGCCGACCTTCAACGCCATCTCCTGCTCCTCGTGCCACTTCAAGGACGGCCGCGGAAAACCTCCGGCCGGCAAGGAGGAGTTCGTCGGCCTTTTGATCCGCCTGAGCGTACCGGGCAAGGACGCTCAGGGCGCGCCGCTCGAGGAGCCGAACTACGGCGGGCAGTTCAATCACCGCGGCATCCTGGGGGTGCCGGGCGAGGGCACGTCGCGCGTTCGCTACGACGAAGCACCGGGGACGTATGTCGATGGCGAAGCGTACAGCTTGCGCCGCCCCACGTACGAGCTCACGGATCTCGCCTTTGGCCCGCTCGCGCCGGGCACCATGATGTCACCGCGCGTGGCGCCGCCGATGATCGGGCTCGGGCTCTTGGAGGCCATCTCCGAGGAGACGCTCCTCGGGCTCGCCGACGAACAGGATCGCGACGGCGATGGAATCTCGGGCCGGCCCAACCGGGTCTGGAACCTGCGGGCGGGGAAAGCCACCCTGGGGCGCTTTGGTTGGAAGGCGAACCAGCCCACGGTGGAGCAGCAATCGGCGGGCGCGTTCCAAGGCGATATCGGCATCACCACGTCGCTGTTCCGAACGGAAAATTGTCCGCCTTCGCAAACGGCTTGCCGGGCGGCGCCCTCGGGCGGCACGCCCAACCAGCCCGAGCTCACCGACGCCAAGCTCACGGCCGTCACCCGCTACGGCATGACCGTCGCCGTTCCGGCGCGGCGAAGCTGGACGGATCCGGCGGTCCTTCGTGGGGAGGAGGCGTTTGCGGCGGCCAAGTGCACCTCGTGCCATGTGCCCAAGCTTCAAACGGGGAACCTGGAGGGCTATCCGGCCCTCTCCCATCAGACCATTCGCCCCTTCACCGATCTGCTCTTGCACGATATGGGGCCCGATCTCGCCGATGGCCGGCCCGACTTCGAGGCCACCGGCACCGAGTGGCGCACCCCTCCCCTCTGGGGCGTCGGTCTGATGAAGACGGTGAGCAAGCACCAGTTCCTGCTGCACGATGGGCGCGCCCGGGGCTTTGCCGAGGCCATTCTTTGGCACGGCGGGGAAGCCAGCGCCTCGCGCGAGGCATTTCGTGCCATGTCGAAAGACGAGCGAGAAGCCCTCATCAAGTTCCTCGAATCGCTGTAA
- a CDS encoding iron-regulated protein — protein MKKRLWSIGFAVAASLLACSDDDKGSNPPPGVDAKEVTKAYAQLVAANYAESLAEARVLKKAVADFVATPSQSTLVAARVSWTRARLSYGQTEVYRFYGGPIDGEGGLEGRINSWPLDEAYIDYVVGKEGDKDTILENGIVNDTAPITKAFLAEKNQPGAEETSVSTGWHAIEFLLWGQDLSTTGPGARPYTDYVTGAEGTHKNQDRRRAYLSAVTELLVEDIESVAAQWDLSKPDSYGSKFVAAPADESLTKIIKGIGSLGGAELANERMNTAYNNKDQEEEHSCFSDTTNQDLVANMLSLENAYLGRYDTKFPQVGHFDGPGIEDLVKAKNPALDAEVKQKLAAAKAAVAAIPAPFDQAILNDDQRPKIKAAVDALKDLTASVVKVAEALGLKINLE, from the coding sequence ATGAAGAAGCGTCTTTGGTCGATTGGCTTCGCGGTGGCAGCGTCGCTCCTCGCGTGCAGTGATGACGACAAGGGATCGAATCCGCCGCCGGGGGTCGACGCGAAAGAGGTCACCAAGGCTTACGCGCAGCTCGTGGCGGCGAACTATGCGGAGTCGCTCGCGGAGGCGCGCGTGTTGAAGAAGGCGGTCGCCGACTTCGTGGCGACGCCCTCGCAATCCACGCTCGTCGCGGCGCGCGTGTCGTGGACCCGAGCGCGTCTGAGCTACGGGCAGACCGAGGTGTATCGGTTTTACGGTGGGCCGATCGACGGCGAGGGCGGCCTCGAAGGGCGCATCAACAGCTGGCCGCTGGACGAAGCGTACATCGACTATGTCGTGGGCAAAGAAGGCGACAAGGACACGATCCTCGAGAACGGAATCGTCAACGATACGGCGCCGATCACCAAGGCGTTCCTCGCCGAGAAGAACCAACCCGGCGCAGAAGAGACGAGCGTCTCCACCGGGTGGCACGCCATCGAATTTTTGCTCTGGGGGCAAGACCTGAGCACCACCGGCCCGGGCGCGCGCCCCTATACCGATTACGTCACGGGCGCGGAAGGCACGCACAAGAATCAAGACCGGCGCCGCGCGTACCTGTCGGCGGTGACCGAGCTCTTGGTCGAGGACATCGAGTCGGTCGCCGCGCAGTGGGACCTGTCGAAGCCCGACAGCTACGGCTCCAAGTTCGTGGCCGCACCGGCCGATGAGTCGCTCACCAAGATCATCAAGGGGATTGGCAGCTTGGGCGGGGCCGAGCTTGCCAACGAGCGCATGAACACGGCCTACAACAACAAGGATCAAGAGGAGGAGCACTCCTGCTTCAGCGACACGACCAACCAGGACTTGGTCGCAAATATGCTGTCGCTCGAAAATGCGTACCTTGGCCGTTACGACACGAAGTTCCCGCAGGTTGGCCACTTCGATGGGCCCGGGATCGAGGATCTCGTCAAGGCGAAGAACCCCGCCCTCGATGCGGAGGTGAAGCAAAAGCTCGCCGCCGCCAAGGCCGCGGTGGCGGCCATTCCAGCCCCCTTCGACCAGGCGATCCTGAACGACGACCAGCGCCCCAAGATCAAGGCCGCCGTCGATGCGCTGAAGGATCTCACGGCGTCGGTGGTCAAGGTGGCCGAGGCGCTCGGGCTCAAGATTAACTTGGAGTAA
- a CDS encoding galactose mutarotase encodes MTRESQGQGSAIQPPARESFGTGRDGETVYRYHLSNAAGMAVAIMGYGASINQVVVPDGEGVPRSVVLGFPKLADYLAPHPRLGAIMGRYGNRIGGARFELDGREYHLTVNEGKNTIHGGNRGFDRWTWREVELGHGPEGSRVVLEHRSPKGEEGFPGTVTVRVMYTVTPASELCIDYFATTDEPTVLNLTNHAYFNLSGEGSGNIFDHELVIFADSFTPVGHDLLPTGEIHDVTGTPFDFRIATPIGARIRQGHEQLVRGKGYDHNYVLNKPSGAAAEQPVHAARLRSPKTGIVMDTYTTEPGVQLHTGNVLTGAHVGHSGSTYRQSDGVCLETQKFPDTPNRPNFPSCVLRPGAPLESRTIYQFRTS; translated from the coding sequence ATGACACGAGAGAGCCAGGGGCAAGGCAGCGCGATCCAACCGCCGGCGCGCGAATCGTTCGGCACGGGCCGGGACGGCGAAACGGTGTATCGGTACCATTTATCGAACGCGGCCGGCATGGCGGTCGCGATCATGGGCTATGGCGCGAGCATCAACCAAGTCGTGGTGCCCGACGGCGAGGGTGTCCCGCGCAGCGTGGTCCTGGGCTTTCCGAAGTTGGCGGATTACCTCGCGCCGCACCCCCGCTTGGGCGCCATCATGGGCCGTTATGGGAATCGAATTGGCGGCGCGCGCTTCGAGCTCGACGGACGCGAATACCATCTGACGGTCAACGAGGGAAAAAACACGATCCACGGCGGCAACCGAGGCTTCGACCGATGGACGTGGCGCGAGGTGGAGCTCGGTCATGGCCCCGAGGGATCGCGCGTGGTGCTCGAGCACCGAAGCCCGAAGGGAGAAGAGGGCTTCCCCGGAACGGTCACCGTCCGCGTCATGTACACGGTGACCCCCGCGAGCGAGCTTTGCATCGATTATTTCGCCACCACCGACGAGCCCACCGTGCTCAATCTCACCAACCACGCGTACTTCAACCTGTCGGGCGAAGGCTCGGGCAATATTTTCGATCACGAGCTCGTCATCTTCGCCGATTCGTTTACGCCCGTCGGCCACGACTTGCTCCCCACGGGCGAGATCCACGACGTAACGGGCACCCCCTTCGATTTCCGAATCGCAACGCCCATCGGCGCACGCATCCGGCAGGGCCACGAGCAGCTCGTGCGCGGAAAAGGCTACGATCACAACTATGTGTTGAACAAGCCGTCCGGTGCTGCGGCCGAACAACCGGTGCATGCGGCCCGCCTTCGCAGCCCGAAGACCGGCATCGTCATGGACACCTACACGACCGAACCGGGGGTGCAACTTCACACCGGCAACGTTCTCACCGGCGCCCACGTGGGCCACAGCGGATCGACGTACCGACAATCCGATGGCGTCTGCCTGGAGACGCAGAAGTTTCCCGATACACCGAACCGCCCGAACTTCCCCTCGTGCGTCCTGCGACCGGGCGCGCCGCTCGAAAGTCGAACCATCTACCAATTCCGTACGAGCTGA
- a CDS encoding ABC transporter substrate-binding protein, with the protein MAESKHLKGLVTGDGSEATVRAYSAFEEYELADYLAGMARDLPGIRVEIERMATATLNLRLLEEAGDPKNDIVLGWAATAMLEPKILELLEPGAIAESDALPAGCRDPEGRWFSPTGFVTAFGVNGPRLSQLGAGAAPNTWSALLREELRGEIVMPDPRVSGAGYLVATAILQGMGSEAGWAFLRALDRQVSHYPPSAWLPVETVAKGTSSVALSVAIAVVKSMDRGDPMSLVIPTDGAGFEPEVFASMRGSKEKAAGRRVLEWMTSSAAIPIYRRYRKIILVRDGEKDTSGIVARPIDVKAACEGRKAFVERWTHEIASRR; encoded by the coding sequence ATGGCGGAGAGCAAACACCTGAAGGGCCTCGTGACCGGCGACGGGAGCGAGGCGACGGTGCGCGCCTACAGCGCATTCGAGGAGTACGAGCTAGCCGATTATCTGGCCGGAATGGCGCGCGATCTGCCCGGCATCCGAGTCGAAATCGAGCGCATGGCCACCGCCACCTTGAACCTTCGTCTCCTCGAAGAAGCGGGCGACCCCAAGAACGACATCGTTTTGGGCTGGGCCGCCACGGCCATGCTCGAGCCGAAGATCTTGGAGCTGCTCGAGCCGGGCGCCATCGCCGAGAGCGATGCCTTGCCCGCGGGGTGCCGCGACCCGGAGGGGCGATGGTTTTCCCCCACGGGGTTCGTCACCGCCTTCGGAGTCAACGGCCCCCGCCTTTCGCAGCTCGGCGCGGGCGCGGCGCCAAACACCTGGTCCGCTCTCTTGCGCGAGGAGCTGCGCGGGGAAATCGTGATGCCCGATCCGCGGGTGTCCGGGGCAGGTTACCTGGTGGCGACCGCCATCCTCCAAGGGATGGGATCGGAGGCCGGTTGGGCGTTCTTGCGGGCGCTCGATCGACAGGTGTCGCACTACCCACCGTCGGCCTGGCTTCCCGTGGAGACGGTGGCGAAGGGCACGTCGTCCGTGGCCCTCTCGGTGGCGATCGCCGTGGTGAAGTCCATGGATCGAGGTGACCCGATGTCGCTGGTCATCCCCACGGACGGGGCGGGATTCGAGCCCGAAGTCTTCGCATCGATGCGCGGCTCGAAGGAGAAGGCGGCGGGGCGGCGGGTCTTGGAGTGGATGACGTCGAGCGCGGCAATACCCATTTACCGTCGCTATCGGAAGATCATTTTGGTTCGAGACGGCGAGAAGGACACTTCGGGCATCGTTGCCCGGCCCATCGACGTGAAGGCGGCCTGCGAAGGGCGAAAAGCATTCGTCGAGCGGTGGACCCACGAGATTGCGTCCCGTCGATGA
- a CDS encoding S-methyl-5'-thioadenosine phosphorylase produces MTAARVGIIGGSGLYQMDELTDAHWEQIDSPFGAPSDALLCGRLGGQEVAFLPRHGRGHRVPPTDLNVRANIDVLKRAGCTQILSFTAVGSLREELPPGTFTVIDQYIDRTFARTKTFFGPGFTAHVSMADPVCGRLGDLVTESARKLSIPNHRGGTYVVMEGPQFSTRAESELYRSWGASIIGMTAMPEAKLAREAEMCFVTIAMVTDYDCWHVGHEAVTAQRVAEVMTENVTRARSLIRDVVPRLGEHRTLCERGCHTALEGAVMTAPEAYDPSLVRKLDAVCSRFFDARKG; encoded by the coding sequence ATGACGGCAGCGCGGGTTGGAATCATCGGTGGAAGCGGTCTTTACCAGATGGACGAGCTCACCGATGCGCATTGGGAGCAGATCGATTCTCCGTTCGGCGCCCCGTCGGACGCGCTGCTCTGCGGCCGTCTCGGCGGGCAAGAGGTTGCGTTCCTTCCGCGCCATGGTCGAGGTCACCGCGTTCCCCCCACGGATTTGAACGTTCGCGCGAACATCGACGTGCTGAAGCGCGCGGGTTGCACGCAGATCCTGTCCTTTACGGCGGTGGGCAGCCTTCGCGAAGAGCTCCCACCGGGGACGTTCACCGTGATTGACCAGTACATCGATCGCACGTTCGCTCGAACGAAGACGTTCTTCGGCCCGGGCTTTACGGCGCACGTCTCCATGGCGGATCCGGTCTGTGGCCGGCTGGGCGATCTCGTCACGGAGTCGGCGCGCAAGCTCTCCATCCCGAACCATCGCGGCGGAACGTACGTCGTGATGGAGGGTCCGCAATTCTCGACCCGGGCGGAGTCGGAGCTGTATCGATCCTGGGGTGCCTCCATCATCGGTATGACGGCCATGCCGGAAGCGAAGCTCGCGCGCGAAGCCGAAATGTGCTTCGTCACCATCGCCATGGTGACCGACTACGATTGTTGGCACGTGGGCCACGAGGCGGTGACGGCGCAACGGGTCGCGGAGGTGATGACGGAGAACGTCACCCGCGCCCGGAGCTTGATCCGCGACGTGGTGCCGCGGCTCGGCGAGCACCGGACGCTCTGCGAGCGCGGCTGCCACACGGCTTTGGAGGGCGCCGTCATGACCGCCCCCGAAGCGTACGATCCGAGCTTGGTTCGTAAGCTCGACGCCGTATGCAGCCGGTTCTTCGACGCACGAAAGGGCTAG
- a CDS encoding HAD-IA family hydrolase, with the protein MPLTLLFDLDGTLVDTDPLHFEAFSTLLKEYDKPAIDFEFYKTRIMGFGHLEIFSMLFPEQTVYTALAERKESLFRNLVRDLEPKVGLLDLLDWAKDRKLRCGVVTNAPRENAMLMLGALRLGERFETIVFGEELTHGKPHPMPYLTGLERLAGKAHAAIAFEDSLSGVRSASGAGIYTVGVRSSLSEEALRKAGASHTIEDFRDTALWSELRRHMDEANPTNGKLTP; encoded by the coding sequence ATGCCGCTCACGTTGCTCTTCGACCTCGATGGTACGTTGGTCGATACGGACCCTCTTCACTTCGAAGCCTTTTCGACCTTGTTGAAGGAATACGACAAGCCGGCCATCGATTTCGAGTTTTACAAGACGCGCATCATGGGGTTCGGTCACCTCGAGATCTTTTCCATGCTGTTTCCGGAGCAAACCGTGTACACGGCGCTGGCCGAGCGCAAAGAGAGCTTGTTCCGCAATCTGGTGCGCGACTTGGAGCCCAAGGTGGGTCTGCTCGATCTGCTCGATTGGGCCAAGGATCGAAAGTTGCGTTGCGGCGTGGTCACCAACGCCCCGCGCGAGAATGCCATGTTGATGCTCGGCGCGCTCCGACTCGGCGAGCGCTTCGAGACGATCGTATTCGGTGAGGAGCTCACGCACGGCAAGCCTCATCCGATGCCGTACCTCACGGGCCTCGAGAGGCTCGCAGGCAAAGCGCATGCGGCCATCGCGTTCGAGGACTCGCTGTCGGGGGTGCGCTCGGCGTCCGGAGCGGGGATTTATACGGTTGGCGTGCGCTCCTCGTTGTCCGAGGAGGCGCTGCGCAAGGCGGGCGCGTCGCACACGATCGAGGATTTTCGGGATACGGCGCTTTGGTCGGAGCTTCGTCGGCACATGGACGAGGCGAATCCGACCAACGGAAAACTTACACCGTGA
- a CDS encoding MFS transporter, translating into MSQMQTQPLAGSVAEGMPTAFVRDARTWLMYLLLALFGFSQGVLPSVMPFLRDELALNTKAVSWHFSVYAVGIFLSGFPSRWLLHRVDRLVLAWASIASVAVAVLLFAAGANVVTTLANAFLVGLTGGVAQTTIQADLAVHHGERRDVAVTEAYIVAAVGVFLCPLIIGRTPQVGLDWRWALVVPLVGLAILALGFRGAVGRGGGHEVAEARAQGGPLPATVYVCWALVLLGISTEWGTAFWGAQFLEQQLSMAPASAVTMMSLFFGGTIVGRTFNSRLLRHLSSAPLLAISIAAGGGAVLLLWAVPAMAAAAIALVVAGFCLGNFYPLILGVALRAAPDQAASVSAGCAQAVGVALLTAPMALGLLSERIGLVNAVGALTAFPLLMAVLLATTRRK; encoded by the coding sequence ATGAGTCAGATGCAAACACAACCGCTGGCCGGCTCCGTCGCGGAGGGCATGCCGACGGCCTTCGTTCGCGATGCGCGTACATGGTTGATGTACCTGCTGCTCGCGCTCTTCGGGTTCTCGCAAGGTGTTCTTCCGTCGGTCATGCCGTTCCTGCGCGACGAGCTGGCGCTGAACACCAAAGCCGTAAGCTGGCATTTCAGCGTTTACGCCGTGGGCATCTTTCTTTCGGGGTTTCCGAGCCGCTGGTTGTTGCATCGGGTGGATCGTTTGGTGCTCGCATGGGCGAGCATCGCATCCGTGGCCGTCGCGGTGCTGCTCTTCGCAGCCGGCGCGAATGTCGTCACCACGCTCGCGAACGCCTTTCTCGTAGGCCTCACCGGGGGCGTGGCGCAAACGACCATTCAGGCTGACTTGGCCGTGCACCATGGCGAGCGCCGCGATGTTGCGGTGACGGAAGCCTACATCGTGGCCGCGGTCGGCGTCTTTCTGTGTCCGCTCATCATCGGCCGGACGCCCCAAGTGGGACTCGACTGGCGCTGGGCGCTGGTGGTGCCGCTCGTTGGTTTGGCGATCCTCGCGCTCGGCTTTCGTGGCGCGGTCGGGCGGGGCGGTGGACACGAGGTCGCGGAGGCTCGAGCGCAGGGCGGCCCGCTGCCGGCCACCGTCTACGTGTGCTGGGCGCTGGTCCTTCTCGGTATTTCGACCGAATGGGGCACGGCGTTCTGGGGTGCGCAGTTCCTCGAGCAGCAGCTGTCCATGGCGCCCGCATCGGCGGTAACCATGATGAGCCTCTTTTTCGGCGGCACGATCGTCGGGCGAACCTTCAATAGCCGTCTTTTGCGGCACCTTTCGAGCGCGCCCTTGCTCGCTATTTCCATTGCCGCCGGCGGCGGGGCCGTGCTTCTGCTTTGGGCCGTTCCCGCGATGGCGGCGGCGGCGATCGCGTTGGTGGTCGCCGGCTTCTGCCTTGGGAATTTCTATCCTCTGATCCTAGGGGTCGCCCTGCGCGCCGCACCGGACCAAGCCGCTTCCGTGAGCGCGGGCTGCGCGCAGGCGGTGGGGGTCGCGTTGCTCACCGCCCCGATGGCGCTCGGTCTCTTGAGCGAACGAATCGGGCTCGTGAATGCCGTCGGCGCGCTCACGGCATTTCCTCTTTTGATGGCCGTGCTCCTCGCCACCACGCGTCGCAAATAG